The Pan paniscus chromosome 1, NHGRI_mPanPan1-v2.0_pri, whole genome shotgun sequence genome has a segment encoding these proteins:
- the MPL gene encoding thrombopoietin receptor, translating to MPSWALFMVTSCLLLAPQNLAQVSSQDVSLLASDSEPLKCFSRTFEDLTCFWDEEEAAPSGTYQLLYAYPREKPRACPLSSQSMPHFGTRYVCQFPDQEEVRLFFPLHLWVKNVFLNQTRTQRVLFVDSVGLPAPPSIIKAMGGSQPGELQISWEEPAPEISDFLRYELRYGPRDPKNSTGPTVIQLIATETCCPALQRPHSASALDQSPCAQPTMPWQDGPKQTSPSREASALTAEGGSCLISGLQPGNSYWLQLRSEPDGISLGGSWGSWSLPVTVDLPGDAVAIGLQCFTLDLKNVTCQWQQQDHASSQGFFYHSRARCCPRDRYPIWENCEEEEKTNPGLQTPQFSRCHFKSRNDSIIHILVEVTTAPGAVHSYLGSPFWIHQAGKNFLPHSSHIVPTPTESDPVPRIPNSDPSDRWLWWHDALCTEGLKLLPADIPVVRLPTPNLHWREISSGHLELEWQHPSSWAAQETCYQLRYTGEGHQDWKVLEPPLGARGGTLELRPRSRYRLQLRARLNGPTYQGPWSSWSDPARVETATETAWISLVTALHLVLGLSAVLGLLLLRWQFPAHYRRLRHALWPSLPDLHRVLGQYLRDTAALSPPKATVSDTCEEVEPSLLEILPKSSERTPLPLCSSQAQMDYRRLQPSCLGTMPLSVCPPMAESGSCCTTHIANHSYLPLSYWQQP from the exons ATGCCCTCCTGGGCCCTCTTCATGGtcacctcctgcctcctcctggcCCCTCAAAACCTGGCCCAAGTCAGCAGCCAAG ATGTCTCCTTGCTGGCATCAGACTCAGAGCCCCTGAAGTGTTTCTCCCGAACATTTGAGGACCTCACTTGCTTCTGGGATGAGGAAGAGGCAGCGCCCAGTGGGACATACCAGCTGCTGTATGCCTACCCGCG GGAGAAGCCCCGTGCTTGCCCCCTGAGTTCCCAGAGCATGCCCCACTTTGGAACCCGATACGTGTGCCAGTTTCCAGACCAGGAGGAAGTGCGTCTCTTCTTTCCGCTGCACCTCTGGGTGAAGAATGTGTTCCTAAACCAGACTCGGACTCAGCGAGTCCTCTTTGTGGACAGTGTAG GCCTGCCGGCTCCCCCCAGTATCATCAAGGCCATGGGTGGGAGCCAGCCAGGGGAACTTCAGATCAGCTGGGAGGAGCCAGCTCCAGAAATCAGTGATTTCCTGAGGTACGAACTCCGCTATGGCCCCAGAGATCCCAAGAACTCCACTGGTCCCACGGTCATACAGCTGATCGCCACAGAAACCTGCTGCCCTGCTCTGCAGAGGCCTCACTCAGCCTCTGCTCTGGACCAGTCTCCATGTGCTCAGCCCACAATGCCCTGGCAAGATGGACCAAAGCAGACCTCCCCAAGTAGAGAA GCTTCAGCTCTGACAGCAGAGGGTGGAAGCTGCCTCATCTcaggactccagcctggcaactcCTACTGGCTGCAGCTGCGCAGCGAACCTGATGGGATCTCCCTCGGTGGCTCCTGGGGATCCTGGTCCCTCCCTGTGACTGTGGACCTGCCTGGAGATGCAG TGGCAATTGGACTGCAATGCTTTACCTTGGACCTGAAGAATGTTACCTGTCAATGGCAGCAACAGGACCATGCTAGCTCCCAAGGCTTCTTCTACCACAGCAGGGCACGGTGCTGCCCCAGAGACAG GTACCCCATCTGGGAGAACTGcgaagaggaagagaaaacaaatccAGGACTACAGACCCCACAGTTCTCTCGCTGCCACTTCAAGTCACGAAATGACAGCATTATTCACATCCTTGTGGAGGTGACCACAGCCCCGGGTGCTGTTCACAGCTACCTGGGCTCCCCTTTCTGGATCCACCAGGCTGGTAAGAactttcttcctcattcttcccACATAGTTCCCACCCCCACTGAATCTGACCCTGTGCCCAGGATCCCCAACTCTGACCCTTCTGACCGATGGCTCTGGTGGCACGATGCCTTGTGCACAGAAGGACTTAAGCTGCTCCCTGCTGACATCCCTGTAGTGCGCCTCCCCACCCCAAACTTGCACTGGAGGGAGATCTCCAGTGGGCATCTGGAATTGGAGTGGCAGCACCCATCGTCCTGGGCAGCCCAAGAGACCTGCTATCAACTCCGATACACAGGAGAAGGCCATCAGGACTGGAAG GTGCTGGAGCCGCCTCTCGGGGCCCGAGGAGGGACCCTGGAGCTGCGCCCGCGATCTCGCTACCGTTTACAGCTGCGCGCCAGGCTCAACGGCCCCACCTATCAAGGTCCCTGGAGCTCGTGGTCGGACCCAGCTAGGGTGGAGACCGCCACCGAGACCG CCTGGATCTCCTTGGTGACCGCTCTGCATCTAGTGCTGGGCCTCAGCGCCGTCCTGGGCCTGCTGCTGCTGAGGTGGCAGTTTCCTGCACACTACAG gagactgaggcatgccCTGTGGCCCTCACTTCCAGACCTGCACCGGGTCCTAGGCCAGTACCTTAGGGACACTGCAGCCCTGAGCCCG CCCAAGGCCACAGTCTCAGATACCTGTGAAGAAGTGGAACCCAGCCTCCTTGAAATCCTCCCCAAGTCCTCAGAGAGGACTCCTTTGCCCCTGTGTTCCTCCCAGGCCCAGATGGACTACCGAAGATTGCagccttcttgcctggggaccatgCCCCTGTCTGTGTGCCCACCCATGGCTGAGTCAGGGTCCTGCTGTACCACCCACATTGCCAACCATTCCTACCTACCACTAAGCTATTGGCAGCAGCCTTGA